A genomic segment from Streptomyces antibioticus encodes:
- a CDS encoding histidine phosphatase family protein has translation MSAPADGAGRRPGRGRRVILWRHGQTAWNVERRFQGTTDVPLTETGVAQARRAARLLASLRPDAIVASDLSRAADTAAELAALSGLEVSHDEALRETYAGVWQGLTHEEIVGRYGEEYAAWKRGEPVRRGGGELETEVADRAAPVVLRHAEKLPDDGTLVVVSHGGTIRTTIGRLLGLRPHDWESLGGLSNCCWSVLGEGARGWRLLEHNAGTLPEPVLGDDD, from the coding sequence GTGAGCGCCCCGGCGGACGGCGCCGGCCGCAGGCCGGGCCGGGGCCGTCGCGTCATCCTCTGGCGCCACGGCCAGACCGCGTGGAACGTGGAGCGGCGCTTCCAGGGCACCACGGACGTCCCGCTGACGGAGACCGGCGTGGCCCAGGCCCGCCGGGCCGCCCGGCTGCTGGCCTCCCTGCGACCCGACGCGATCGTCGCCTCCGACCTGTCGCGCGCCGCGGACACGGCCGCGGAGCTGGCCGCGCTGTCCGGCCTGGAGGTCAGCCACGACGAGGCCCTGCGCGAGACGTACGCGGGCGTGTGGCAGGGGCTCACGCACGAGGAGATCGTCGGCCGGTACGGCGAGGAGTACGCCGCGTGGAAGCGCGGTGAGCCGGTCCGCCGCGGCGGCGGCGAGCTGGAGACCGAGGTCGCCGACCGGGCGGCCCCGGTCGTGCTGCGGCACGCCGAGAAGCTGCCGGACGACGGCACGCTGGTCGTCGTCAGCCACGGCGGCACGATCCGCACCACCATCGGCCGGCTGCTCGGTCTGCGGCCGCACGACTGGGAGAGCCTCGGCGGCCTCTCCAACTGCTGCTGGTCGGTGCTGGGCGAGGGCGCCCGCGGCTGGCGGCTGCTGGAGCACAACGCCGGCACCCTGCCGGAGCCGGTGCTCGGCGACGACGACTGA